A single genomic interval of Streptomyces sp. 1222.5 harbors:
- a CDS encoding TetR/AcrR family transcriptional regulator, giving the protein MRADAARNLATVLRTGARLLAEDPSTSMAAIAAAAGVDRTTVHRRFASREALLHAVFQAKLDSSERVLDEARLTEAPVPVALHRYLEGIIPVSREWPVDTRQMMRQDPEARARRDALSERLSAFLRRAADEGHLRTDVDAAWTRGVLDRLVDTVAHDFPSMDAPQAADLVADTFLRGVGARRATS; this is encoded by the coding sequence ATGAGAGCTGATGCCGCCCGCAACCTGGCCACCGTTCTCCGCACCGGCGCCCGCCTCCTCGCGGAGGATCCGAGCACGTCGATGGCGGCCATCGCCGCCGCCGCGGGGGTGGACCGCACCACCGTTCATCGCCGCTTCGCGAGCCGCGAGGCGCTGCTGCACGCGGTCTTCCAGGCGAAACTCGACTCGTCCGAACGAGTCCTGGACGAGGCGCGGTTGACCGAGGCACCGGTGCCCGTGGCGCTCCACCGCTACCTGGAAGGGATCATCCCTGTCAGCCGCGAGTGGCCGGTCGACACCCGGCAGATGATGCGGCAGGACCCGGAGGCACGGGCCCGCCGAGACGCGCTGAGTGAGCGGTTGAGCGCGTTCCTTCGGCGTGCCGCCGACGAGGGCCATCTCCGCACCGACGTCGACGCGGCCTGGACACGGGGGGTCCTCGACCGACTCGTCGACACCGTCGCCCACGACTTCCCGTCCATGGATGCCCCGCAGGCGGCCGACCTCGTCGCGGACACCTTCCTGCGCGGCGTCGGCGCACGCCGAGCCACGTCGTAG
- a CDS encoding oxidoreductase: MTQTWLITGASQGLGKALVVEALAAGNRVVATSRKPEALADLVARHPERLAAVSLDVTSPSEARDVVAAAVARFGTVDVVVNNAGYATSGSIEDFPEDEFRAQIEANLFGVINVTRAALPVLRGRRSGSIVQISSIGGRVGGTPGLGAYQTAKFGVEGFSEVLANEVAPFGIDVIIVEPGAIRTGWGAGAATASGPVAPDYRQTVGAWLERRTDHSGKESGDPVKMARAVIEAVAAEQPPRRLLLGGDALDLALKAEEGRLAEAHAWSEVSRSVAHR; this comes from the coding sequence ATGACGCAGACTTGGCTGATCACAGGAGCTTCCCAGGGGCTCGGCAAGGCGCTGGTCGTCGAGGCGCTGGCGGCCGGGAACCGCGTTGTCGCGACTTCGCGGAAGCCCGAGGCGCTGGCCGACCTCGTGGCGAGGCACCCGGAGAGGCTGGCGGCCGTGTCACTGGACGTGACGTCGCCCTCCGAGGCGCGGGACGTGGTGGCGGCCGCAGTGGCGCGGTTCGGCACCGTGGACGTCGTCGTGAACAACGCCGGCTACGCCACCAGCGGCTCCATCGAAGATTTTCCGGAGGACGAGTTCCGGGCGCAGATCGAGGCGAACCTCTTCGGCGTGATCAACGTGACCCGCGCCGCGCTGCCCGTGCTGCGCGGCCGGCGATCAGGAAGCATCGTGCAGATCTCGTCCATCGGCGGCCGGGTCGGCGGCACCCCAGGACTCGGCGCCTACCAGACCGCGAAGTTCGGCGTCGAGGGCTTCTCCGAGGTGCTGGCGAACGAGGTGGCGCCGTTCGGCATCGACGTGATCATCGTGGAGCCGGGCGCCATCCGCACCGGCTGGGGTGCGGGCGCGGCGACGGCGTCCGGACCGGTGGCTCCCGACTACCGGCAGACGGTCGGCGCGTGGCTGGAGCGCAGGACCGACCACAGTGGCAAGGAGTCCGGCGACCCGGTGAAGATGGCCCGTGCGGTCATCGAGGCGGTGGCGGCGGAGCAGCCTCCGCGCCGGCTGCTGCTGGGCGGTGACGCCCTGGACCTCGCGCTCAAGGCGGAGGAAGGCCGCCTGGCCGAGGCCCACGCGTGGAGCGAGGTCAGCCGCTCCGTCGCACACCGGTGA
- a CDS encoding GNAT family N-acetyltransferase, producing the protein MSELGPGVWPPAPIRTERLLLRGSEARDRAAFVELFASPEVGAYTGGPRPREELERVMPEVPGRRPGCFVIDLGGAMIGMVTLERRDAESPRHVRPDAEGAELGYMFLPQAWGRGYAAEACAAVLDWFAGASPREPVVLRTQTANARAMRVAAKLGFSEVERYEDHGAEQWFGVRLSATPLR; encoded by the coding sequence ATGAGTGAACTCGGACCCGGTGTCTGGCCGCCTGCGCCGATAAGGACCGAACGGCTCCTGCTCCGCGGGTCAGAAGCCCGGGACCGTGCGGCGTTCGTCGAGCTGTTCGCATCACCGGAGGTGGGTGCCTACACCGGTGGCCCTCGACCGCGTGAGGAACTCGAACGCGTGATGCCCGAGGTGCCCGGCCGGCGCCCCGGTTGCTTCGTGATCGACCTCGGCGGAGCGATGATCGGCATGGTCACGCTCGAGCGGCGGGACGCGGAGAGTCCACGTCATGTGCGTCCCGACGCCGAAGGGGCCGAACTCGGCTACATGTTCCTGCCCCAGGCGTGGGGACGCGGGTACGCCGCCGAGGCGTGCGCGGCGGTACTCGACTGGTTCGCCGGCGCGTCTCCCCGCGAGCCGGTGGTGCTCCGCACCCAGACCGCCAACGCCCGCGCGATGCGTGTTGCGGCGAAGCTCGGATTCTCGGAGGTGGAGCGGTACGAGGACCACGGCGCCGAGCAGTGGTTCGGCGTGCGGCTCTCGGCCACCCCACTGCGCTGA
- a CDS encoding xanthine dehydrogenase family protein molybdopterin-binding subunit, whose translation MSTVESRPLVGTGVNRVDGPRKVTGTAPYPMDFSVPGQAYGALVQSTVAAGRIVRMHTDAAEGAPGVLSVLTHENRPPVGTGPTTALGASPPSPLRNDRIVHHGQHIAFVVAETPEQAVAAARLVHADYDATEPLLDLRDPRAETLVDPWGTDTARGDVAAALESAEVTVRAMYTTADNTNNPLGLFATLAAWEGDTLTVHDTSQWPSMVRTTLSVVFGIPESSVRVLVPYVGGGFGAGLRAWPHVILTAMAARMIKRPVKLVLTRPQMFTSIGHRPSGVQWLSVGATREGELTAVDHRSLSSLSMEETDFEPFASASAFAYRCANVVTQDRQARLNVAVPTSMRAPAEAQGNFALESALDELALELHVDPLELRRRNHTDVDPRNGLPWSEKALLECYEVGARRFGWADRDPEPRSMRDGNWLVGYGMASAWFPYFARPCAAQATINSDGSALVRSAATDIGTGTYTVMAQLAAGELGLPLDLVRFDLGDSDMPNSMMAGGSGLTGGLGNAVHDACRQLVRTFVELACGDAESPLQGASPDDVECTDGRIHLAGRPDRGESYAAVLARHGLSELTANGSSTPPDAEDLGMSLAGAYGAKFVEVRVDADLGLIRVARVVSAIDGGRILNEKTARSQIIGGTVGGIGMALFEDTVTDPRTGRIANGTFGDYLVAVNADVPDLDVIFVGEPDRGTATATKGVGEVGLVGIPPAIANAVHHATGKRLRDLPITLDALL comes from the coding sequence ATGAGCACCGTCGAAAGCAGGCCACTCGTCGGCACGGGGGTCAACCGGGTCGACGGCCCGCGCAAGGTCACCGGCACAGCCCCGTATCCGATGGACTTCAGCGTTCCCGGTCAGGCCTACGGCGCCTTGGTGCAGAGCACCGTCGCCGCGGGCCGGATCGTCCGCATGCACACCGACGCGGCCGAGGGCGCGCCCGGCGTGCTCAGCGTCCTCACCCACGAGAACCGCCCCCCGGTCGGAACAGGCCCCACGACCGCGCTCGGGGCGTCCCCGCCGTCACCCCTGCGCAACGACCGGATCGTGCACCACGGACAGCACATCGCCTTCGTGGTCGCCGAGACACCCGAGCAGGCGGTGGCAGCGGCACGCCTGGTACATGCCGACTACGACGCCACGGAGCCGCTGCTCGACCTCCGCGACCCGCGCGCCGAGACACTCGTGGACCCCTGGGGCACGGACACCGCACGCGGAGACGTCGCCGCGGCGCTGGAGTCCGCCGAGGTGACGGTGCGGGCCATGTACACCACGGCCGACAACACCAACAACCCCCTGGGGCTCTTCGCCACGCTCGCCGCCTGGGAGGGTGACACCCTCACCGTGCACGACACCAGTCAGTGGCCGTCGATGGTGCGCACCACCCTCTCCGTGGTGTTCGGCATCCCCGAGAGTTCGGTACGGGTCCTCGTGCCCTACGTCGGTGGCGGCTTCGGTGCCGGACTGCGCGCGTGGCCCCACGTGATCCTGACGGCCATGGCCGCCCGGATGATCAAGCGACCGGTCAAACTGGTCCTGACCCGACCGCAGATGTTCACCTCGATCGGCCATCGCCCCAGCGGTGTGCAGTGGCTGAGCGTCGGCGCCACCCGCGAGGGCGAACTGACCGCCGTCGACCACCGCAGCCTCAGTTCCCTGAGCATGGAGGAGACCGACTTCGAACCGTTCGCGTCGGCGAGCGCCTTCGCCTACCGGTGTGCGAACGTGGTCACGCAGGATCGGCAGGCCCGACTGAACGTCGCCGTGCCGACGTCCATGCGCGCCCCGGCGGAGGCGCAGGGCAACTTCGCCCTGGAGTCGGCACTCGACGAACTGGCCCTCGAACTGCACGTCGACCCGCTGGAGCTACGGCGCCGCAACCACACCGACGTCGATCCGCGCAACGGGCTGCCCTGGTCCGAAAAGGCGCTTCTGGAGTGCTACGAGGTCGGTGCGCGACGCTTCGGCTGGGCCGACCGGGACCCCGAACCGCGCTCCATGCGGGACGGCAACTGGCTCGTCGGCTACGGCATGGCGAGCGCGTGGTTCCCCTATTTCGCGCGGCCCTGCGCGGCGCAGGCCACCATCAACAGCGACGGCAGTGCGCTGGTACGCAGCGCGGCCACCGACATCGGTACCGGCACCTACACCGTGATGGCCCAACTGGCAGCGGGTGAACTGGGCCTGCCGCTGGACCTCGTCCGCTTCGACCTCGGCGACTCGGACATGCCGAACTCCATGATGGCGGGCGGCTCGGGGCTGACCGGCGGCCTGGGCAACGCCGTGCACGACGCCTGCCGGCAGCTCGTCCGCACCTTCGTCGAACTCGCCTGCGGCGATGCCGAGTCGCCCCTTCAGGGCGCCTCCCCGGACGACGTGGAGTGCACCGACGGAAGGATCCATCTCGCGGGCCGCCCTGACCGCGGGGAGTCGTACGCCGCCGTTCTCGCCCGGCACGGACTGTCCGAACTCACGGCGAACGGAAGCAGTACCCCACCGGACGCCGAGGACCTGGGCATGTCGCTGGCCGGCGCCTACGGCGCGAAGTTCGTCGAGGTCAGGGTCGACGCGGACCTCGGTCTCATCCGGGTCGCACGGGTGGTGTCCGCGATCGACGGGGGCCGCATCCTCAACGAGAAGACCGCGAGGAGCCAGATCATCGGCGGCACGGTCGGCGGTATCGGCATGGCCCTGTTCGAGGACACGGTCACCGACCCGCGCACCGGGCGCATAGCCAACGGCACGTTCGGCGACTACCTCGTGGCCGTGAACGCCGATGTACCGGACCTCGACGTGATCTTCGTCGGCGAGCCCGACCGCGGGACCGCCACCGCCACCAAGGGCGTCGGCGAGGTCGGCCTGGTCGGCATTCCACCCGCGATCGCCAATGCCGTCCACCATGCCACCGGGAAACGGCTCCGCGACCTGCCGATCACTTTGGACGCACTGCTGTGA
- a CDS encoding (2Fe-2S)-binding protein yields MGDVASSRDVDERPAITERVVTLTVNGRSHTLRLDTRVTLLDALRDRLGLVGTKKGCDQGACGACTVHLDGRRVLACLTLAAQAEGREITTIEGVSGGDGRHPVQQAFMDQDGFQCGFCTPGQIMSAVALMAEGRAGSDQEIREFMSGNLCRCGAYSNIVAAVRQAASQGGPDAHL; encoded by the coding sequence ATGGGCGATGTGGCGAGCTCGCGGGACGTTGACGAACGTCCCGCGATCACCGAACGGGTCGTGACACTCACCGTCAACGGACGGTCACACACACTGCGCCTGGACACCCGGGTCACCCTGCTGGACGCGCTGCGGGACCGGCTCGGCCTGGTGGGTACGAAGAAGGGCTGCGACCAGGGCGCCTGCGGTGCGTGCACGGTCCATCTGGACGGCAGGAGGGTACTGGCCTGCCTGACCTTGGCGGCTCAGGCCGAGGGCCGGGAGATCACCACGATCGAGGGCGTCTCGGGTGGGGACGGACGGCACCCCGTGCAGCAGGCGTTCATGGACCAGGACGGCTTCCAGTGCGGCTTCTGCACACCCGGGCAGATCATGTCCGCCGTAGCGCTGATGGCCGAAGGCCGCGCGGGCTCCGACCAGGAGATCCGGGAGTTCATGAGCGGAAACCTGTGCCGCTGCGGGGCATACAGCAACATCGTGGCGGCCGTACGCCAGGCCGCCTCCCAGGGAGGCCCCGATGCGCACCTTTGA
- a CDS encoding xanthine dehydrogenase family protein subunit M, producing MRTFEYVRATDTREVVQLLADDPAAACLAGGTTQLDLMKDGVLEPPTLIDITRLPLHGIERRGETLHVGALVTMEELAADATVDERLPMVREALLLGASVQLRNMATIGGNLLQRTRCRHFRDPTVSACNKRTPDTGCAAVEGVARMHAVLGASERCIALHASDLAVALVALDAAVHIQGPSHSRTVPLTEFYLTAAESPQRENVLEHAELITEVEIPLPPAAARSGYLKVRDRTSYEFALTSAAVLIVVDHATIRQARVGLGGVGTKPWRAYEAEHVLTDAPATTATFLDAADATMRDAWTVPGTAFKVPLARRTLVRELQNVSGVDV from the coding sequence ATGCGCACCTTTGAGTACGTCCGGGCCACCGACACCCGCGAGGTGGTGCAGTTGCTGGCCGACGACCCGGCAGCTGCCTGCCTGGCCGGCGGTACCACGCAACTGGACCTGATGAAGGACGGGGTCCTCGAGCCGCCCACGCTGATCGACATCACCCGCCTCCCCCTGCACGGCATCGAACGGCGTGGCGAGACCCTCCATGTGGGGGCGCTGGTCACCATGGAGGAGCTGGCCGCCGACGCGACCGTGGACGAGCGGCTGCCCATGGTGCGCGAGGCACTTCTCCTGGGGGCCTCGGTACAGCTGCGGAACATGGCCACCATCGGCGGCAACCTGCTGCAGCGCACCCGCTGCCGCCACTTCCGCGACCCCACCGTCAGCGCGTGCAACAAACGCACACCTGACACCGGCTGCGCCGCCGTCGAAGGCGTGGCACGCATGCACGCCGTCCTCGGCGCGAGCGAGCGGTGCATCGCGCTGCACGCGTCGGACCTCGCCGTCGCTCTGGTGGCGCTCGACGCGGCCGTACACATCCAGGGGCCGTCGCACTCCCGCACCGTTCCCCTCACCGAGTTCTACCTGACGGCCGCCGAAAGCCCTCAGCGCGAGAACGTCCTGGAACACGCCGAGCTGATCACCGAGGTCGAGATCCCGCTGCCGCCGGCGGCGGCCCGGTCGGGATACCTCAAGGTCCGGGACCGCACCTCGTACGAGTTCGCCCTCACGTCGGCGGCGGTGCTCATCGTCGTCGACCACGCCACGATCCGTCAGGCACGCGTCGGCCTGGGCGGCGTGGGGACGAAGCCGTGGCGCGCCTACGAGGCGGAACACGTACTGACGGACGCGCCCGCGACGACGGCCACCTTCCTGGACGCCGCCGACGCGACGATGCGCGACGCCTGGACCGTGCCCGGAACGGCCTTCAAGGTGCCACTCGCCCGGCGCACCCTGGTGCGGGAGCTGCAGAACGTATCCGGAGTTGACGTATGA
- a CDS encoding helix-turn-helix domain-containing protein, which translates to MTKHIDPQGMNGRPCSLAATLEVVGDRWALPAIREVMLGNHRFRQIARNTGAPTDRLAARLKALVESGVLERRPLPDDARHQGYYLTEAGRDLAGITRELIGWGDRWAVTTPPVRFLHRDHALATHAVCETCGEQVHAEDVHREELIPGWDRSGPVQTPSRRSGSTR; encoded by the coding sequence GTGACCAAGCACATCGATCCGCAGGGCATGAACGGACGCCCGTGCTCGCTCGCCGCCACCCTGGAGGTGGTCGGCGACCGCTGGGCCCTGCCGGCGATCCGCGAGGTGATGCTCGGAAACCACCGCTTCCGGCAGATCGCCAGGAACACCGGCGCCCCCACCGACCGTCTGGCGGCGCGCCTGAAAGCGCTGGTGGAGAGCGGTGTCCTCGAACGGCGCCCCCTGCCGGACGACGCACGCCACCAGGGCTACTACCTGACGGAGGCGGGGCGGGACCTGGCGGGCATCACCCGCGAGCTCATCGGCTGGGGCGACCGCTGGGCCGTCACCACGCCCCCCGTTCGCTTCCTCCACCGGGACCACGCACTCGCCACCCACGCGGTCTGCGAGACCTGTGGCGAGCAGGTTCACGCCGAGGACGTCCACCGGGAGGAGCTGATCCCCGGCTGGGACCGCTCCGGCCCGGTACAGACCCCGAGCCGGCGGTCGGGGTCGACCCGGTAG
- a CDS encoding MFS transporter, with product MATSVVLVAVFMTNLDLWIVNVALPAMGTTFSGGGAGATLGSLSWVLNAYAITLAALLVVAGRAGDRMGQRPVFLAGIAVFTLASLGCALAPDLGTLVVARVLQAVGAAAQIPTSLALLLATVPAERRTHATRSWAAVGGLAAAAGPVAGGLLVEIDWRWVFAVNVPIGIAALLAGRSVLPRPTTREAGPLPDFLGALLVVSSVAALSGGLVQAPDWGWTSGRTVLLLAVAVICGAGFVLRSLQHPHPLFELHLLRLPRFGAANAGSFLFGVAFAIMLLSNVLWCQEVWHWSALRTGVALVPGPALVPVVTLLTARTAQRFGHGPLVAVGGLLFTGGMVWRAGFASVDPDYLRDLLPSQVMTGTGVGLALGTLVAAGVHALPGHRAATGSALVNSVRQISATVGVAVLVAVVGSHVGTDSRQDFRIAWCAAAVLSLATSVIGVRLSRGGGPARTAPVASKESEADTQALA from the coding sequence ATGGCCACGTCGGTCGTACTGGTGGCCGTCTTCATGACCAACCTGGATCTGTGGATCGTCAACGTCGCGCTTCCGGCCATGGGGACGACCTTCTCCGGGGGCGGCGCGGGTGCGACCCTCGGTTCGCTGTCCTGGGTCCTCAACGCCTACGCGATCACCCTGGCCGCGCTCCTGGTGGTGGCCGGGCGCGCCGGTGACCGCATGGGTCAGCGGCCGGTCTTCCTCGCCGGGATAGCCGTCTTCACCCTCGCGTCGCTGGGCTGTGCCCTGGCCCCCGACCTCGGGACCCTCGTGGTGGCTCGTGTGTTGCAGGCCGTCGGGGCGGCCGCCCAGATCCCGACGTCCCTCGCCCTGCTGCTCGCGACGGTGCCGGCCGAGCGCCGTACCCACGCCACCCGCAGCTGGGCCGCGGTCGGCGGACTCGCCGCGGCCGCCGGGCCCGTCGCCGGTGGCCTGCTGGTCGAGATCGACTGGAGGTGGGTCTTCGCCGTCAACGTGCCTATCGGCATCGCGGCGCTCCTCGCGGGCCGATCGGTCCTGCCGAGGCCGACCACCCGGGAGGCCGGACCGCTGCCGGACTTCCTCGGCGCGCTGCTGGTCGTCTCCTCGGTCGCGGCGCTGTCTGGAGGGCTGGTGCAGGCGCCCGACTGGGGCTGGACCAGCGGCAGGACCGTCCTGCTCCTGGCCGTCGCCGTGATCTGCGGCGCCGGGTTCGTCCTGAGGTCCCTGCAGCATCCGCACCCGCTGTTCGAACTGCACCTGCTGCGGCTGCCGCGCTTCGGAGCGGCGAACGCGGGCAGCTTCCTGTTCGGCGTCGCTTTCGCGATCATGCTGTTGTCGAATGTGCTGTGGTGCCAGGAGGTCTGGCACTGGAGCGCGCTGCGCACCGGGGTCGCCCTGGTGCCCGGTCCCGCCCTGGTCCCGGTCGTCACCCTTCTGACGGCCCGCACCGCGCAGCGCTTCGGGCACGGTCCGCTGGTCGCCGTGGGCGGGTTGCTGTTCACCGGAGGCATGGTCTGGCGGGCGGGCTTCGCGTCCGTCGACCCGGACTATCTACGTGACCTGCTGCCGAGCCAGGTGATGACCGGCACCGGTGTCGGGCTGGCCCTGGGCACTCTGGTGGCCGCCGGTGTGCACGCCCTGCCGGGCCACCGCGCGGCGACCGGGTCGGCGCTGGTCAACTCCGTCCGTCAGATATCGGCCACGGTCGGCGTCGCCGTCCTCGTCGCGGTGGTCGGTTCCCACGTAGGTACCGACTCCCGCCAGGACTTCCGGATCGCCTGGTGCGCCGCCGCCGTACTGAGCCTGGCGACGTCGGTGATCGGCGTGCGCCTCAGTCGCGGCGGCGGACCGGCCCGGACGGCGCCCGTCGCCTCGAAGGAGTCCGAGGCGGACACACAGGCCTTGGCCTGA
- a CDS encoding class I SAM-dependent methyltransferase, producing MEPPADEPVADEPESFPQPADPARVNDYDRIAEGYSAATEDNLVNAYYARPATLALAGDVAGRRVLHAGCASGALSAALRDRGAVVTGIDASAGMLALAGRRLGDGVALHMVDVKDPLPFDDGVFDDVIASLVLHYLEDWGPTLAEMRRVLRPGGRLIASVDHPIVAYTFEEPRPDYFATTSYTFDWTFDGQSSTMRFWRKSLHAMTDAFTTAGFRLSVISEPQPDPAARELFPDDFHALSTRPCFLFFVVEVPPSSAGANAPGGAE from the coding sequence ATGGAGCCCCCAGCCGATGAGCCTGTAGCCGATGAACCCGAGAGCTTTCCCCAGCCCGCGGATCCCGCGCGGGTGAACGACTACGACAGAATCGCCGAGGGCTACTCGGCGGCGACCGAGGACAACCTCGTCAACGCGTACTACGCGCGGCCCGCGACACTCGCCCTCGCCGGAGATGTGGCCGGCCGTCGCGTCCTGCACGCCGGCTGCGCCTCGGGCGCCTTGTCCGCCGCCCTGCGTGACCGCGGAGCGGTGGTCACCGGCATCGACGCCAGCGCCGGGATGCTGGCGCTGGCCGGCCGGCGGCTCGGTGACGGCGTGGCCTTGCACATGGTCGATGTGAAGGACCCCCTGCCGTTCGACGACGGTGTCTTCGACGACGTGATCGCCTCGCTGGTGCTGCACTACCTCGAGGACTGGGGGCCGACGCTGGCCGAGATGCGGCGAGTGCTCCGACCCGGCGGCCGGCTGATCGCCTCGGTGGACCACCCCATCGTGGCGTACACCTTCGAGGAGCCCCGGCCCGACTATTTCGCCACCACCAGCTATACCTTCGACTGGACGTTCGACGGGCAGTCCTCGACCATGCGTTTCTGGCGCAAGTCGTTGCACGCGATGACCGACGCCTTCACCACCGCGGGCTTCCGTCTTTCCGTCATCAGCGAGCCGCAGCCCGACCCGGCCGCGCGGGAACTGTTCCCCGACGACTTCCACGCCCTCTCCACCAGACCCTGCTTCCTGTTCTTCGTCGTAGAGGTGCCGCCGTCGTCCGCCGGTGCGAACGCGCCCGGCGGTGCCGAGTAG
- a CDS encoding GlsB/YeaQ/YmgE family stress response membrane protein: MGILAWIIIGLLAGAIAKALMPGKDPGGIIITMLIGIAGGLLGGWLGKVIFGVDSVDGFFELSTWVAAIVGSLILLIIYRLVTGNRHSHRHA; the protein is encoded by the coding sequence ATGGGCATCCTCGCGTGGATCATCATCGGCCTGCTGGCCGGCGCCATCGCCAAGGCACTGATGCCGGGCAAGGACCCGGGGGGCATCATCATCACGATGCTCATCGGTATCGCGGGCGGTCTGCTCGGAGGCTGGCTCGGCAAGGTCATCTTCGGAGTCGACTCCGTCGACGGGTTCTTCGAGCTCTCCACCTGGGTCGCCGCGATCGTCGGCTCCCTCATCCTGCTCATCATCTACCGCCTCGTCACCGGCAATCGGCACTCGCACCGTCACGCGTGA
- a CDS encoding VOC family protein encodes MSSIKQVQITFDCADPERVARFWCEVLGYVVPPPPEGFATWGDFDRSLPPERQGAAFACGDPSGVGPRLFFQRVPEGKVVKNRVHLDVRVGTGLVGEERLAVLQAECDRLVALGAVRERVLLADDYNESCIVMQDIEGNEFCLD; translated from the coding sequence ATGTCATCGATCAAGCAGGTCCAGATCACCTTCGACTGCGCGGATCCCGAACGTGTCGCTCGCTTCTGGTGCGAGGTGCTGGGGTACGTCGTCCCGCCGCCACCGGAGGGGTTCGCCACGTGGGGCGATTTCGATCGGTCTCTGCCGCCTGAGCGGCAGGGGGCGGCATTCGCGTGCGGTGATCCCTCGGGCGTCGGCCCGCGACTGTTCTTCCAGCGGGTTCCCGAGGGCAAGGTCGTCAAGAACCGGGTGCATCTCGACGTGCGGGTCGGCACCGGGCTGGTGGGTGAGGAGCGCCTCGCCGTACTCCAGGCCGAGTGCGACCGGCTGGTCGCGCTCGGCGCGGTACGCGAGCGAGTGCTCCTTGCCGACGACTACAACGAGTCGTGCATCGTGATGCAGGACATCGAGGGCAACGAGTTCTGTCTCGACTGA
- a CDS encoding S28 family serine protease has protein sequence MRTWTRRRLLTSTATAAGLAVTAAAPATAGTRSRTRLGDDDILTALHALPGLRVIEERQGAEPGYRFFVLGLRQPADHANPEAGSFEQRLTLLHTSVDRPTVLFSTGYEAVLTPRRAEPTVILGGNQLQVEHRFFGTSRPANADFSLLTIRQAADDHHRVVHLFRRLYRGAWISTGSSKGGMTSVYHRRFHPRDVDGTVAYSAPDNVDDRDDSAYVRFLESVGSAECREALRTVQREALLRRSDLVARYEAWAAANSTSFRIVGSADKALEIAVVRAASMFWQRNTTADGASIPGPDSGTDELYAWLDDITGLALYADTALQHYVPYFYQLGTQLGYVGFPVRHLSGLLRYPDAVEPRTFVPRDIPMRFDRDAMPDVDRWVRRHGSRLLFVNGAQDPAVAEAFRPGPRDSRILWAPDSNHSTAIAELSPADRAEAVGMLTRWTGGRQTPSV, from the coding sequence ATGCGCACGTGGACGAGACGACGGCTTCTCACCTCGACGGCGACGGCCGCCGGCCTCGCCGTCACGGCCGCCGCGCCCGCGACTGCCGGGACGCGGTCGCGCACCCGCCTCGGCGACGACGACATCCTGACCGCCCTGCACGCCCTGCCGGGGCTGCGGGTGATCGAGGAACGCCAAGGCGCCGAGCCGGGATACCGCTTCTTCGTCCTCGGGCTGCGCCAGCCGGCCGACCACGCGAACCCCGAGGCCGGCTCCTTCGAGCAGCGCCTGACCCTGCTCCACACCTCGGTCGATCGGCCTACCGTCCTGTTCAGCACGGGCTACGAGGCAGTGCTCACACCCCGTCGGGCCGAACCGACGGTGATCCTGGGCGGCAACCAGCTTCAGGTCGAGCACCGCTTCTTCGGTACTTCCCGCCCGGCGAACGCCGACTTCTCCCTGCTGACCATCCGGCAGGCCGCCGACGACCACCACCGCGTCGTACACCTCTTCCGTCGGCTGTACCGCGGCGCGTGGATCTCCACCGGCAGCAGCAAGGGCGGCATGACCAGCGTCTACCACCGCCGTTTCCACCCCCGTGACGTGGACGGCACCGTGGCCTACTCCGCCCCCGACAACGTCGACGACCGCGACGACAGCGCCTACGTGCGGTTCCTGGAGAGCGTAGGCAGCGCCGAGTGCCGCGAGGCCCTGCGGACCGTGCAGCGGGAGGCTCTGCTGCGCCGCTCCGACCTGGTCGCCCGGTACGAAGCCTGGGCCGCCGCGAACAGCACCTCGTTCCGCATCGTCGGCAGCGCCGACAAGGCCCTCGAAATAGCCGTCGTACGAGCCGCGTCCATGTTCTGGCAGCGCAACACCACGGCGGACGGCGCCTCCATACCCGGCCCGGACTCCGGTACCGACGAGTTGTACGCGTGGCTGGACGACATCACGGGCCTGGCCCTCTACGCCGACACGGCGCTGCAGCACTACGTCCCCTACTTCTACCAACTGGGCACCCAGCTCGGGTACGTCGGCTTTCCCGTCCGGCACTTGTCCGGTCTTCTCCGCTACCCGGACGCCGTCGAGCCCCGTACGTTCGTCCCGCGCGACATCCCGATGCGCTTCGATCGTGACGCCATGCCGGACGTCGACCGCTGGGTCCGCAGGCACGGCAGCCGGCTGCTGTTCGTCAACGGCGCCCAGGATCCCGCCGTCGCCGAGGCGTTCCGGCCGGGCCCGCGTGACTCCCGGATCCTCTGGGCGCCCGACAGCAACCACAGCACCGCGATCGCGGAGCTCTCCCCCGCCGACCGCGCGGAGGCCGTCGGCATGCTGACCCGTTGGACAGGGGGCCGACAGACTCCCTCCGTGTGA